One window of Bifidobacterium pseudocatenulatum DSM 20438 = JCM 1200 = LMG 10505 genomic DNA carries:
- a CDS encoding cystathionine beta-synthase codes for MTIHNSLSELIGNTPLVKLNHVTDGIKATIAVKVEYFNPGGSSKDRIAERIIDAAERSGELKPGGVIVEPTSGNTGVGLALVAQQRGYRTIFTLPDKVSEAKRAVLRAYGAEVVVTPTDAGPDDPRSYYQVAERLAKAIPGGYRPNQYDNPNGPESHYHTTGPEIWEASDHQVTHFVAGIGTGGTISGTGRYLKEASDGAVQVIGADPEGSIYSNPNDVHQYSIEGVGEDFYPKAFDRELPDEIVQVNDAEAFEMTRRLAAEEGLLVGGSSGMAVTAALKYAREHDLDEDQLVVVLLPDSGRSYMEKIFNDDWMRANGFADVVERTSKPSLAERYL; via the coding sequence ATGACCATCCACAACTCCCTTTCCGAGCTCATCGGCAACACTCCGCTCGTCAAACTCAACCATGTGACCGACGGCATCAAAGCCACCATCGCAGTCAAAGTCGAATATTTCAATCCTGGCGGCTCCTCCAAAGACCGCATTGCGGAACGCATCATCGACGCGGCCGAACGCAGCGGCGAACTCAAGCCGGGCGGTGTGATTGTGGAACCGACCTCCGGCAACACCGGCGTAGGACTTGCCCTCGTGGCCCAGCAGCGCGGATACCGCACCATCTTCACCCTGCCAGACAAGGTTTCCGAAGCCAAGCGTGCGGTACTCCGCGCATACGGTGCAGAAGTGGTGGTAACCCCTACCGATGCTGGTCCGGATGATCCGCGCTCCTACTACCAGGTGGCGGAACGCCTCGCCAAAGCGATTCCCGGCGGATACCGCCCGAACCAATACGACAACCCGAACGGACCGGAAAGCCACTACCACACCACCGGTCCGGAAATCTGGGAAGCCAGCGACCATCAGGTCACGCATTTCGTGGCTGGCATCGGCACTGGCGGCACCATTTCCGGCACCGGACGCTACCTGAAGGAAGCTTCCGACGGCGCAGTACAAGTGATCGGCGCCGACCCGGAAGGATCCATCTATTCCAATCCGAACGACGTGCATCAGTACAGCATCGAAGGCGTGGGCGAGGATTTCTATCCGAAAGCGTTCGACCGTGAACTTCCCGACGAAATCGTGCAGGTCAACGATGCCGAAGCATTCGAAATGACCCGCCGTTTGGCTGCGGAAGAAGGTCTGCTGGTCGGAGGCTCGTCCGGCATGGCCGTTACGGCAGCGCTTAAATACGCACGCGAGCACGATTTGGACGAAGACCAGCTGGTCGTGGTGTTGCTGCCGGATTCCGGTCGCAGCTATATGGAAAAGATCTTCAACGACGATTGGATGCGTGCCAACGGATTCGCCGACGTTGTGGAACGCACGTCCAAGCCAAGTCTTGCGGAGCGGTATCTGTAG
- a CDS encoding cystathionine gamma-synthase, which yields MTISTNTEALNATALATRAIHAGQEPDPTTGAVVTPIYMTSTFKQDGVGGLRNGYDYSRSINPTRNSFDEQLAAVEGANYALSFASGLAAIDVLLRATLKPGDNILLGNDVYGGTYRLLSKVFVPWGVGLDVVDITDTAAVSAALSQKQYQYIWVETPSNPLLNITDIAATSAVAHAHDTKVVVDNTFASPVLQHPLTDGADVVVYSTTKYIGGHSDVVGGAVVLNDKEIRDEVAFLQNAAGAVPSPFDSWLDIRGLKTLDLRVKQHSRNAMKVAQWLETRPEVERVWYPGLESHPGHEIAARQMHGGFGGMISVQIAAGFEAAKKFAGATEVFTLAESLGGVESLIEHPGAMTHASVAGTTLEVPANLVRLSVGLEDADDLIADLEQAFRRV from the coding sequence ATGACCATCTCGACCAACACCGAAGCCCTGAACGCCACTGCACTCGCCACCCGCGCCATTCACGCAGGTCAGGAACCCGATCCGACCACCGGAGCCGTGGTCACTCCTATTTATATGACATCCACGTTCAAGCAGGATGGTGTCGGCGGCCTGCGCAACGGTTATGATTACAGCCGTTCCATCAATCCGACCCGCAACTCTTTCGACGAGCAGCTCGCCGCGGTCGAAGGCGCGAACTACGCGCTGAGCTTCGCTTCCGGACTGGCCGCCATCGACGTGCTGTTGCGTGCCACGTTGAAGCCGGGCGACAATATTCTGCTGGGCAATGACGTATATGGTGGCACCTACCGTTTGCTTTCCAAGGTGTTCGTGCCGTGGGGCGTCGGTCTTGACGTGGTGGACATCACCGACACGGCGGCCGTTTCCGCGGCGCTCAGCCAGAAGCAGTACCAGTACATTTGGGTGGAAACCCCGTCGAACCCGCTGCTCAACATCACCGATATCGCAGCCACGTCAGCGGTCGCTCACGCGCATGACACCAAAGTGGTGGTAGACAACACCTTCGCATCCCCGGTATTGCAGCATCCGTTGACGGATGGCGCCGACGTGGTCGTATATTCCACCACCAAATACATCGGCGGACATTCCGACGTGGTCGGCGGAGCTGTGGTGCTCAACGACAAGGAAATCCGCGATGAAGTGGCGTTCCTGCAGAACGCGGCCGGAGCTGTGCCATCTCCGTTCGACTCCTGGCTTGACATTCGTGGCCTCAAAACGTTGGATCTGCGCGTCAAGCAGCACAGCCGTAACGCCATGAAGGTGGCGCAATGGCTGGAAACCCGCCCTGAAGTGGAACGCGTATGGTACCCGGGACTGGAATCCCATCCAGGCCACGAGATCGCGGCACGACAGATGCATGGCGGCTTCGGAGGCATGATCTCCGTACAGATCGCAGCCGGATTCGAAGCGGCCAAGAAGTTCGCCGGTGCTACGGAAGTGTTCACTTTGGCTGAGTCGTTGGGAGGCGTGGAATCCCTGATTGAGCATCCGGGCGCCATGACCCACGCTTCCGTTGCCGGTACCACGCTGGAAGTGCCCGCCAATCTCGTGCGACTTTCCGTCGGTCTTGAAGATGCTGACGATTTGATCGCGGACTTGGAGCAGGCATTTCGTCGTGTTTGA
- the recQ gene encoding DNA helicase RecQ — translation MTEFTSARDALRTYFGYDAFRPGQEGIVNAIIQGRDALGVMPTGAGKSICYQIPATLLPGMTVVISPLISLMRDQVDALNDVGIPAAFINTTQSPDEQDLVFVQALSGRIRLLYVAPERLETERFRTFASRVPISLVAVDEAHCVSQWGQDFRSSYLGIGDFLKALPTRPTVAAFTATATERVRRDIIGILGLRDPSVTVTGFDRANLYFDVIRMERKHKASWVASYIADHPDESGIVYCATRKEVESLAESLNIAVRELRAAKGEDATRIGTVAVAYHGGMSAETRDRAQRDFVTDRVPVVVATNAFGMGIDKSNVRYVIHHNMPESIEAYYQEAGRAGRDGEPSRCTLLWNESDIATRRRLLDSDYENERLTAEEQEVVRASKRRLLNAMIGYCRTTDCLHEYMTRYFGEAGGAAVRDDGACVGGCANCGNTFETVDVTDIARAISRCVHDVNQKVGSGKIVKVLRGSKAQDLNYLHPVDLPTYGMLSATSEVQIRDVLSQMATDGFLSISEGSMPIVRFGERAAETVAPNFHYEIKKIERKHATKRAESPSVGSQAMGSYVPGDGDEELFAKLRALRLDIARELGKPPYIVFSDKTLRDMVRVRPVTGEQFSQVNGVGALKLEAYGERFMEVIRDFVA, via the coding sequence ATGACAGAGTTTACGTCGGCGCGTGACGCCCTACGCACCTACTTCGGATATGACGCCTTCCGTCCTGGTCAAGAAGGCATAGTCAATGCGATTATCCAAGGTCGTGATGCGCTCGGCGTCATGCCCACCGGTGCAGGCAAGTCAATCTGCTACCAAATTCCTGCCACGCTTCTTCCGGGCATGACCGTCGTCATTTCCCCGTTGATCTCGTTGATGCGCGATCAGGTCGACGCGCTCAACGACGTGGGCATTCCAGCCGCATTCATCAATACCACGCAAAGTCCCGACGAACAGGATCTGGTGTTCGTGCAGGCGTTGTCGGGACGGATCAGACTGCTGTATGTGGCTCCGGAACGTTTGGAAACCGAACGTTTCCGCACGTTCGCCAGTCGTGTGCCGATTTCTCTGGTCGCCGTTGACGAGGCGCATTGCGTGTCGCAATGGGGCCAGGATTTCCGTTCGTCATATCTTGGTATCGGCGATTTTCTGAAGGCGTTGCCGACCCGTCCGACGGTTGCCGCGTTCACTGCGACCGCGACGGAACGGGTGCGCCGCGATATTATCGGAATTCTCGGATTGCGTGATCCGTCCGTCACCGTCACCGGCTTCGACAGGGCCAACCTGTATTTCGACGTGATCAGGATGGAAAGGAAACATAAGGCTTCGTGGGTGGCTTCGTATATTGCGGATCATCCTGACGAATCCGGCATCGTGTATTGCGCGACCCGCAAGGAAGTGGAGTCACTTGCCGAATCGTTGAATATCGCCGTGCGCGAGCTGCGTGCGGCGAAAGGTGAGGATGCGACGCGAATCGGCACGGTCGCGGTCGCCTATCATGGCGGTATGTCGGCCGAAACGAGGGATCGGGCGCAACGTGATTTCGTAACCGACCGTGTGCCTGTGGTGGTTGCCACGAATGCGTTCGGCATGGGAATCGACAAGTCGAACGTGCGTTATGTGATCCACCATAATATGCCGGAATCGATCGAAGCGTACTATCAGGAGGCAGGTCGTGCGGGGCGTGACGGCGAGCCGAGCCGGTGCACGTTGCTGTGGAATGAATCTGATATTGCTACGAGGCGGAGGCTGCTTGATTCGGATTATGAGAACGAGCGTTTGACCGCTGAAGAGCAGGAGGTTGTGCGTGCATCGAAACGGCGTCTGCTCAACGCTATGATCGGTTATTGCCGTACTACGGATTGTCTGCACGAGTATATGACCAGGTATTTCGGCGAGGCCGGGGGAGCAGCCGTCCGCGATGACGGCGCATGCGTGGGAGGATGCGCGAACTGCGGGAATACGTTTGAAACCGTTGACGTCACGGATATCGCGCGGGCCATCAGCCGCTGCGTGCATGACGTGAACCAGAAGGTCGGTTCGGGGAAGATCGTCAAAGTGCTGCGAGGGTCAAAAGCGCAGGATTTAAACTATCTTCATCCTGTCGATCTGCCGACGTACGGCATGTTGAGCGCGACTTCGGAGGTACAGATTCGTGACGTGCTCAGCCAGATGGCGACGGATGGTTTTCTTTCCATTTCGGAAGGCTCCATGCCGATCGTTCGCTTTGGTGAACGTGCGGCGGAAACGGTAGCGCCGAATTTTCATTATGAAATCAAGAAGATCGAACGGAAGCACGCTACGAAACGTGCGGAATCGCCGTCCGTAGGCTCTCAGGCCATGGGATCGTATGTGCCGGGCGACGGAGACGAGGAATTGTTCGCCAAACTGCGCGCGTTGCGGCTTGACATCGCCCGCGAACTCGGTAAACCCCCGTATATCGTCTTTTCCGATAAAACGTTGCGCGATATGGTGCGTGTCAGGCCGGTCACCGGCGAGCAATTCTCGCAAGTCAATGGCGTTGGTGCGCTCAAATTGGAAGCGTATGGCGAACGGTTCATGGAAGTGATCCGCGATTTCGTTGCATGA
- a CDS encoding GNAT family N-acetyltransferase, which produces MGEESVITSERRFRRATMADWPTMQKIYEHARKLMASNGNPTQWGDKFPREEVVRDDIESQRTVLLVDTVDGEERVLAQFALCPGVDPTYVNIDGAWLDDDPYVTIHRIASSGLAKGAAKDCINWCIEHYGNVRADTHPNNKAMQHVLESNGFARCGLIQLLDRPFDTTRIAYQRHEW; this is translated from the coding sequence ATGGGTGAGGAGAGCGTCATTACTTCTGAACGGCGGTTCCGCCGCGCCACTATGGCTGATTGGCCGACCATGCAGAAGATTTATGAGCATGCCCGCAAGTTGATGGCCTCCAATGGCAATCCCACGCAGTGGGGTGATAAGTTCCCGCGTGAGGAAGTGGTTCGTGACGATATCGAATCGCAACGCACTGTGCTGCTTGTTGATACGGTTGATGGCGAGGAACGTGTGCTCGCCCAGTTCGCATTGTGTCCGGGCGTCGACCCGACGTATGTGAATATCGATGGTGCCTGGCTGGATGACGATCCGTATGTGACCATCCACCGGATTGCCTCGTCGGGTCTCGCCAAGGGTGCGGCGAAGGACTGCATCAACTGGTGCATCGAACATTACGGCAATGTGCGTGCGGATACGCATCCCAACAACAAGGCCATGCAGCATGTGCTCGAATCGAATGGTTTTGCGCGCTGCGGCTTGATTCAGTTGCTTGACAGGCCGTTCGATACCACTCGTATCGCCTATCAGCGTCATGAATGGTGA
- a CDS encoding ABC transporter ATP-binding protein/permease — MLQIQGISKQYKTGDFVQRALDNVSLNLRDSEFVAILGPSGSGKTTLLNIIGGLDHYDSGDLVINGISTKQYKSRDWDSYRNHTIGFVFQSYNLIPHQTILSNVELALTISGVSHSERRERARKALEQVGLGEHVNKKPNQLSGGQMQRVAIARALVNDPDIVLADEPTGALDSDTSVQIMDLLKEVAKDRLVVMVTHNPELAYQYATRIVELKDGVIRSDSDPFEPAQNETATAPVHKTMGRASMSFGTSLALSFNNLRTKKGRTFLTAFAGSIGIIGIALIMSVSAGVNTYIDNIQRETMTAYPISIDEQTFDLTSMMTSGQQSADNQGKKHKSDAIYPDDAAIKGTASMTSSITENNLSAFKKYLDNKDSDINRYIGSAGIQYSYDTRFSVFSHDPDGTLVNADGVTVGKTGTKSMADQMADGSLMSADSSTFTSTRVSMLTGKTDQNAAPSSFHEIMPSADGKKNVGKVISDNYEVVEGSWPKNKNEVVLVLDENNSLSLTAVYELGLKSASEYHDMMNQLNSGDDVKTDTKKIDYSDVIDRTLKLLPACDQYVKGDNGHWTYVGDDVDQINALIDSDKAIDLKIVGVVKPVEDADATPLSSGVGYTRALTNELIDRAESSEIVTEQQSDKDHNVLNGMTFSPSDDATKAQDARDYVASLGVSSKAQMAQNMMAAADASGGDSQQAAAMAQMGEQQLADQFDAYIATADEATLVAIYNQYVSTGSYNDNLADFGVVSRDAPSSINIYVDSFEDKNSINDAIDEYNKTAKEKDKITYTDYVGLMMNSVTTIINVITYVLIAFVAVSLVVSSIMIGIITYISVLERTKEIGILRAMGASKRNVSNVFNAETGIIGLLAGLIGVGATVLLNFPINIVLHHFMGTTEVSAVLPVGNAIALVILSVVLTLIGGLIPSRGASKQDPATALRTE, encoded by the coding sequence ATGCTGCAAATTCAAGGCATCTCCAAACAGTATAAAACCGGCGACTTCGTGCAGCGGGCGCTGGATAACGTCAGCCTTAACCTGCGTGACAGTGAATTCGTGGCCATTCTCGGACCTTCCGGCTCCGGCAAAACCACACTGCTCAACATCATCGGCGGACTTGACCACTATGATTCCGGCGATCTGGTGATCAACGGCATTTCCACCAAACAATACAAAAGCCGCGATTGGGACTCCTATCGCAACCACACCATCGGTTTCGTGTTCCAGAGCTACAATCTCATTCCCCATCAGACCATTCTGTCGAATGTGGAACTTGCCCTAACCATTTCGGGCGTATCGCATTCGGAGCGTCGAGAGCGTGCGCGCAAGGCGCTTGAACAAGTGGGTTTGGGCGAGCATGTCAACAAAAAGCCGAACCAGCTTTCCGGCGGTCAGATGCAGCGCGTGGCCATTGCGCGCGCGTTAGTGAACGATCCGGACATCGTGCTCGCCGACGAGCCGACCGGTGCGCTTGATTCCGATACTTCCGTGCAGATCATGGATCTGCTCAAAGAGGTTGCCAAAGACCGCCTCGTGGTGATGGTGACACATAACCCCGAACTGGCCTACCAGTATGCCACGCGCATTGTGGAGCTCAAGGACGGTGTGATCCGTTCCGACTCCGACCCGTTCGAACCAGCCCAGAACGAAACGGCCACCGCTCCCGTGCACAAGACCATGGGCCGCGCATCCATGTCGTTCGGCACGTCGTTGGCATTGAGCTTCAACAATTTACGCACCAAGAAGGGCCGCACGTTCCTTACGGCATTCGCAGGATCCATCGGCATTATCGGCATCGCATTGATTATGTCCGTTTCGGCAGGCGTGAACACTTATATCGACAATATTCAGCGCGAGACGATGACTGCTTACCCGATCAGTATCGACGAACAGACCTTCGACCTGACCAGCATGATGACTTCCGGTCAGCAGAGTGCGGACAATCAAGGCAAGAAGCATAAGAGCGACGCGATTTATCCGGATGATGCCGCCATCAAGGGCACCGCTTCGATGACCAGCAGCATTACCGAAAACAATCTGAGCGCGTTCAAGAAATACCTTGATAATAAGGACAGTGACATCAATCGGTATATCGGTTCCGCGGGAATCCAGTATTCGTATGATACGAGGTTCTCCGTATTCTCACACGATCCAGACGGCACGCTTGTCAACGCCGATGGTGTGACGGTGGGCAAAACCGGCACCAAATCGATGGCCGACCAGATGGCGGATGGTTCGCTGATGTCTGCCGACTCGTCCACCTTTACGTCGACGCGCGTGAGCATGCTCACGGGTAAAACCGACCAGAATGCTGCACCGAGCTCGTTCCATGAGATCATGCCAAGCGCTGATGGCAAAAAGAACGTCGGCAAGGTCATTTCCGACAATTATGAGGTAGTCGAAGGATCCTGGCCAAAGAACAAGAACGAGGTTGTGCTCGTACTTGACGAGAACAATTCATTGTCGTTAACCGCTGTGTATGAGCTAGGCCTCAAATCCGCCAGTGAATACCACGATATGATGAACCAGCTCAATTCCGGCGACGATGTGAAAACCGATACCAAGAAGATTGACTATTCCGACGTTATCGACCGCACGCTGAAGCTGCTGCCGGCCTGCGACCAGTATGTCAAAGGCGATAACGGCCATTGGACGTACGTGGGCGACGATGTGGACCAGATTAATGCGCTGATCGACTCCGACAAGGCCATCGATCTGAAGATCGTGGGCGTGGTTAAGCCGGTAGAGGATGCTGACGCAACCCCGCTTTCCTCCGGTGTGGGCTATACGCGTGCTCTGACCAATGAGCTGATCGACCGTGCCGAATCCAGTGAAATCGTCACCGAACAGCAGTCCGATAAAGACCACAATGTACTCAACGGCATGACGTTCTCGCCATCCGACGATGCCACCAAGGCCCAGGATGCCCGCGATTACGTCGCATCCCTCGGCGTAAGCAGCAAGGCGCAGATGGCGCAGAACATGATGGCGGCCGCAGACGCATCCGGAGGTGACTCCCAGCAGGCCGCGGCCATGGCTCAGATGGGCGAACAGCAGCTCGCCGACCAATTCGACGCCTATATCGCCACCGCCGACGAGGCCACGCTGGTCGCCATCTACAACCAGTACGTGTCCACCGGCTCCTACAACGATAATCTCGCTGATTTCGGCGTGGTCAGCCGTGACGCACCAAGCTCCATCAACATTTACGTCGACAGCTTCGAAGACAAGAATTCCATCAACGACGCCATCGACGAATACAATAAGACCGCCAAGGAAAAAGACAAGATCACCTACACCGACTACGTTGGTCTGATGATGAACTCGGTAACCACCATCATCAACGTCATCACCTATGTGCTGATCGCTTTCGTGGCTGTGTCATTGGTGGTCTCGTCGATCATGATCGGCATTATCACCTATATTTCCGTACTGGAACGTACCAAGGAAATCGGTATTCTGCGCGCCATGGGCGCATCCAAACGCAATGTGTCGAACGTATTCAACGCGGAAACCGGCATTATCGGCCTGCTGGCCGGTCTGATCGGCGTTGGTGCCACCGTGCTGCTCAACTTCCCGATCAACATCGTGCTGCACCACTTCATGGGTACCACCGAGGTCAGTGCCGTGCTGCCGGTCGGTAATGCCATCGCTCTGGTGATTCTCAGCGTAGTGCTCACCCTGATCGGCGGCCTCATCCCAAGTCGTGGCGCCTCCAAGCAGGATCCCGCCACCGCCCTCCGCACCGAGTAG
- a CDS encoding amino acid permease, protein MDLFRKKSVDQLVSESTPLKRTLKTFDLTMLGIGAIIGTGIFVLTGKGALTAGPALCVSFLLAAVCCGFAGLCYAEFAAMAPVSGSAYSYAYLAFGELIAFVIGWDLILEYALQAATVSAGWSGYFNKLLEGFGLHLPVELTAAYGTTPGVTTYFNLPGFVIVLIITWVLSIGINQTKKTNDIMVMIKLAIIVLFIVCTVWYINPANWKPFSPYGIYTFQPGSTQPYGIVPAASIVFFSFIGFDAVSSSAEETINPNKTLPRGILISLAVSTVLYIVMTLIMTGVVPYKEFANFIDAPVAGVILETGLNWLAFVVNLGALIGMTTVMLVQLYGQSRICYAMSRDGLFPKFFGEVHPKYRTPFKGTWFFGILTAIAGGFININVLFELVNIGTLSAFIIVSAGILWMRKTQPDAHRGFRAPGVPFTPICAIIFCFILICGLNWETWVRFAIWFALGLIVYFVYSRKHSALNEPGLF, encoded by the coding sequence ATGGATCTTTTTCGCAAAAAGTCAGTGGACCAGCTCGTGTCCGAGTCGACTCCGCTGAAACGCACATTGAAAACGTTTGACCTTACCATGCTGGGAATCGGCGCCATCATCGGCACCGGCATTTTCGTGCTCACCGGTAAGGGTGCCCTCACCGCAGGTCCGGCATTGTGCGTCTCCTTCCTTCTGGCCGCGGTCTGCTGCGGTTTCGCGGGATTGTGCTATGCGGAGTTCGCCGCGATGGCACCAGTGTCCGGTTCCGCATATTCGTACGCGTATTTGGCGTTCGGCGAGCTGATCGCGTTTGTGATCGGCTGGGATTTGATTTTGGAATACGCATTGCAGGCGGCCACCGTGTCCGCCGGATGGTCCGGATATTTCAACAAACTGTTGGAAGGTTTCGGCTTGCATCTGCCAGTTGAGCTGACCGCGGCATACGGCACCACACCAGGCGTGACCACATACTTCAATCTGCCTGGTTTCGTGATCGTGCTCATCATCACTTGGGTGCTGTCCATCGGCATCAACCAGACGAAGAAAACCAACGATATTATGGTGATGATCAAACTGGCCATCATCGTGCTGTTCATCGTGTGCACCGTCTGGTACATCAATCCCGCCAATTGGAAGCCGTTCTCCCCGTACGGCATTTACACGTTCCAGCCGGGCTCGACGCAGCCGTACGGCATCGTGCCGGCCGCGTCGATCGTGTTCTTCAGCTTCATCGGCTTTGACGCGGTGTCCTCTTCCGCCGAGGAGACCATCAATCCGAACAAGACACTGCCGCGCGGCATTCTGATCTCGCTGGCCGTGTCCACCGTGCTCTACATCGTCATGACGCTGATCATGACCGGTGTGGTGCCATACAAGGAGTTCGCAAACTTCATTGATGCTCCGGTGGCCGGCGTGATTCTCGAAACCGGTCTCAACTGGCTGGCGTTCGTTGTCAATCTTGGCGCTCTGATCGGCATGACCACGGTGATGCTGGTGCAGCTGTACGGCCAGTCCCGCATCTGCTATGCCATGAGCCGCGACGGCCTGTTCCCGAAGTTCTTCGGCGAAGTGCACCCGAAGTACCGCACCCCGTTCAAAGGTACATGGTTCTTCGGTATTCTAACGGCCATCGCCGGCGGTTTCATCAACATCAACGTGCTGTTCGAATTGGTGAACATCGGTACGCTGTCGGCATTCATCATCGTGTCCGCAGGCATTCTGTGGATGCGTAAGACCCAGCCGGACGCACACCGCGGCTTCCGCGCTCCGGGCGTACCGTTCACGCCGATCTGCGCAATCATTTTCTGCTTCATTCTGATTTGCGGTTTGAATTGGGAGACTTGGGTGCGTTTCGCAATCTGGTTCGCCCTTGGTTTGATTGTGTATTTCGTGTACAGCCGCAAGCATTCCGCATTGAACGAGCCAGGACTGTTCTAA
- a CDS encoding S-ribosylhomocysteine lyase, with protein MAEDKPVVESFQLDHTKVKAPYVRYIDTQTGPNGDVISNYDLRLVQPNENAIPTGGLHTIEHTIAVLLRERIDGYIDCSPFGCRTGFHLLTWGEHSTEEVARALKEALEFIAYEATWDDVPATTIESCGNYRDHSLFTAKEWCKDILAKGISSDAFERRLV; from the coding sequence ATGGCAGAAGACAAGCCGGTTGTGGAAAGCTTCCAGCTCGACCACACCAAGGTGAAGGCTCCGTATGTGCGCTATATCGACACGCAGACCGGTCCGAATGGCGATGTGATTTCCAATTATGATTTGCGTTTGGTGCAGCCGAATGAGAATGCGATTCCGACCGGTGGCCTGCACACCATCGAACATACGATTGCGGTGCTGTTACGTGAACGTATCGACGGTTATATCGATTGTTCCCCGTTCGGCTGCCGTACCGGTTTCCACCTGTTGACGTGGGGTGAGCATTCCACAGAAGAAGTGGCTCGCGCGTTGAAGGAGGCGTTGGAATTCATCGCATACGAGGCCACATGGGATGATGTTCCTGCCACCACCATCGAAAGCTGCGGCAATTACCGCGACCATAGCCTGTTCACGGCGAAGGAATGGTGCAAGGATATTCTTGCCAAGGGCATCAGCTCTGACGCGTTTGAGCGCCGTCTGGTCTGA